The following nucleotide sequence is from Cyclobacteriaceae bacterium.
CACCCTGATTGGCCATTGCCAAACCAATAAAACTCAGGGGGCGAGCCAGTGTCTTCTCAACCTTTAATTGCTTGCCCAATTCATATGCTTTTGTGCAATAGTGAATAGTGCTATCGGGGAATGAATAGCGATATTCAAATCCAACACTATTCAACAAGTCAAATTGCTCTTCAATGGGAGCAAAGCGCAAGGCATTTTTAAGACTGTCGAGAAGCTTAATATTTTGAGCAAAGGAAGAGATAGAAATAAGAAAGAGTATTCCCGCAGTGACAATACAGACCCGATTAAATCCTTTATGCCTCATTTCAAATAGCCGATGATTCGGCCAAAATATATATTTTATAAAAGTAGAATATAGGGGTGATTTAATCGGTTTGATGTAAGTAAATATGGTAAAATCAAGTTTTTTACTTCAAATCGACCACTAGTCCTTCTCCACAAAATTCATGTCTCTTCCAAAAGTTTCCTGAATGGCTTGAAGAGCAATCAACGCTACTACTATCGTGAACCCACCAACAATGACGGCTCCATAAATAACACCAGTATCTCCATCTCCAATTTCCTCACGGAGATAACGAAAGGCGAAGCTCAATGGTACAACTGTCCCACGAATAAAGTTTGGTACTGATGTAGCAACTGTTGAACGTAAGTTAGTTCCAAACTGCTCGGCAGCAATTGTAACAAACAACGCCCAATAACCAATTCCTACTCCCAATAAAAAACATGTAACATAAAAATAGAAAACCGAACGGCCCGGTGTAAACAAATACAGCGACACCATTCCTACTGTAAGGAAAATATAAAGCAGGACAACTTTTTTTCTTGAGCGCATAGCCTGACTTATGAAGCCACTGACCAGATCACCCACAGCAAGGCCTATATAACTGTACATCACTGCATCTCCAGCTTTAATGTCGCCACTGATGTGCAAAGCTTTTGCAAACTCCGGCGAAAAAGTTATCAGTATACCAATCGTAAACCATATTGGAAGGCCAATAAAAATACTTCCCATGAATTTTTTGAAACGGGCCTTATTGCTGAACAGTTGAAAGAAATTTCCTCGTTGTACAGATTCAAGTTTGGTCTTAAGAAAAATCCCTGACTCGAATACACTGATTCGCGCAATCAATAGAAGGAGACCAAGTCCACCACCGATGAAGTATGCTATCCTCCAATCATACTTGTTTGCAATGATATTAGCAAGAACAGCTCCCATCAATCCGAAACCTGCAACAAGAGTAGTGCCATACCCGCGAAGCCTTGTCGGCAATACCTCAGCCACTAATGTAATTCCTGCACCCAACTCTCCTGCCAATCCAATACCAGCAATAAATCTCAGCATTGCATACTGATCCACTGTTGTTGCGAATCCATTAGCGATGTTTGCGAGTGAGTAAAGTAGTATCGAACCAAAGAGAACAGAAAGTCGCCCCCTCTTATCTCCCATGATTCCCCAGATCAATCCACCAATCAAAAGACCGGTCATTTGAACCTGGAGCAAAAATTCTCCTTGCGTAAGAAGTTGGTCATCAGGAACGCCCATTGAACTAAGGCTTGACCTTCGAACTATACTGAATAATAGCAAATCGTAAATATCAACGAAGTAGCCAAGAGCAGCTACAATGACAGGCACACTTAAAAGGCCTTTTGAATTTTCCTCTTTCAACATGAAAGCAAAATAGGAATATTTAAGGCATTCACAATGAACACCATCAACTCAAGAAGTTATCTTTTCCGAATAAGTGAACTCATTTCTTTCCCATCAGGAAATATAAAATGGGCCCTAATACAGGCAAAAATACAACGATTACTATCCAAAGAATTTTTTTCTCGTTGTCCTTAGATCCTTTCACAATATCAATGATACAGAGGATGTCTATTACAACAACAATAAGGTAGATAAGCCTTCCCATATTTTCAGTCTATTAATTTGTGCCTAGTATTTTAAACAATTCATCCAGATTCGGAGTGATGATGATTTCTGTTCTGCGATTTTTTTGTTTGTTCTGATCGGTTGTATTGACAATGAGTGGCGAGAACTCTCCTTTTCCAGAGGCTGTAATCTGATTCGCAGCAACACCTGCCTTTGTTAGTATCTTAGTGATTGAGGTTGCTCTCATTACGCTGAGATCCCAATTGTCCTG
It contains:
- a CDS encoding PLDc_N domain-containing protein, with the protein product MGRLIYLIVVVIDILCIIDIVKGSKDNEKKILWIVIVVFLPVLGPILYFLMGKK
- a CDS encoding MFS transporter, which encodes MLKEENSKGLLSVPVIVAALGYFVDIYDLLLFSIVRRSSLSSMGVPDDQLLTQGEFLLQVQMTGLLIGGLIWGIMGDKRGRLSVLFGSILLYSLANIANGFATTVDQYAMLRFIAGIGLAGELGAGITLVAEVLPTRLRGYGTTLVAGFGLMGAVLANIIANKYDWRIAYFIGGGLGLLLLIARISVFESGIFLKTKLESVQRGNFFQLFSNKARFKKFMGSIFIGLPIWFTIGILITFSPEFAKALHISGDIKAGDAVMYSYIGLAVGDLVSGFISQAMRSRKKVVLLYIFLTVGMVSLYLFTPGRSVFYFYVTCFLLGVGIGYWALFVTIAAEQFGTNLRSTVATSVPNFIRGTVVPLSFAFRYLREEIGDGDTGVIYGAVIVGGFTIVVALIALQAIQETFGRDMNFVEKD